One Thermoanaerobacter pseudethanolicus ATCC 33223 genomic window, CAAAGACAGAGGGTTGCATTGGGACGTGCTATTGTCCGCAATCCAAAAGTATTCTTGATGGATGAACCTTTGTCCAACTTAGATGCAAAGTTGAGAGTACAAATGAGAACCGAGTTGGCTAAACTACACGATAGATTACAGACGACTTTCATATATGTTACCCACGACCAAACAGAAGCTATGACAATGGGTACAAGAATAGTAGTTATGAAGGATGGCGTTATTCAGCAAGTAGATAAACCTCAGACTATTTATGATTATCCAAATAATTTGTTTGTAGCTGGATTTATTGGAAGTCCTCAAATGAACTTTATTGATGCAAGATTAGAAAATAAGAATGGCAAAGTATATGCTACTTTTAAGGGATTCAGCATTTTGGTGCCAGAAGGGATTTTAAAGAGATTAAAAGATCCAAGCTACGTTGGAAAAGAAATTGTGCTAGGAATAAGGCCAGAAGATTTGCATGACGAAGAAGTGTTCTTGGAAGCATATCCAGAGGCTGTAGTTGAAGCAAAAGTAGATGTTACAGAGTTGATGGGTCCAGAGACATATCTATATTTGGATGTGAATGGTGTTCCATTGACAGCAAGAGTAGATCCAAGAACAAGGGCAAAAGCAGGAGACGTAATTAAAATAGGATTTGATATAAATAAATTGCACATGTTTGATAAAGAAACAGAAATGTCAATTTTGAATAGAGTAATAAGCTAAAAGGCGGTTATTCCGCCTTAGACTGTAGACAAACTTTTTATATAACATGTTAGCATTTTGCATAAGTGTAGCGACTTGATAGAGCAGTAACTAAACTTAGCGAGGCTGAGAGGCGAAAGCGGGGCCGAAGCCAAGGAAGGCGGAGGCGGGCACTAAGTCAAGGATGACGAATGTGCCCGGAACCCCGCTTGAGCCCGAGGGCGAGCGATAGTTTAGTCTGCGATATCACCGGAGCGAACGATGCAAAATGCTAACAACGATAATTAGTTTGCCAGCAAACTGAGGCGGTTATTCCGCCTTTTATTTTTTGTGTCAAAATACCACATAAATTTACATTTGCCTATTATTTCTTCTAGGAAATAGTGTATAATTATTGTATACTATAAAGTAAGGTGGTATGAAAATGATCGGCTATGACCTTATAAAAAAGGTGGCTTACGATATTCAAAAAAATCTTCAAATGCCGTTATATATAATAGATAAGTCAGGAAATTTAATTTACGGTAACAAAGATTTTTTTGAAAAAAAAGCAGGATTTTTAGAGATAAAGGTAGAATATATTGATGAAAAAGATATATATGAAGTAGGAGAATTTATATGCTATAACATATTTTACAATAATGTTCTCTTTTTTACTATCGCTTTAGAAAGAAAAGATGAACAATCAAAAAAAGTGCTTTATCTAATTTCTCTAATTTTTGAACAATTGCTGCAGAAATATAATAGAGAAGAGTTTTTGATAGAGGCTTTAACAGGTAAATTAAGCGTAAATTTAGTGTCGTATTATGCTGAAAAATATAAAATAAATAAGAATGTGAAATACACAGTAGCAATTGTCGAATCGAATAATGAAATTGATGATGCGATAAAGATAATTACAAATATTTTTGATAAAGGCAATTTATATACTGTAAAATTTGATGATAAAAGATTTGTAACGATATTTTCTTACAAAGGAAATAACTCTTTAATAGAACTTTATAAAACTATGAAAGATATGATAGAATCTGAAGGCTATATGAAAGTAAAAATAGCTAGTTCTTCTTCCTTTGTGCCAATTGAGAATATACATATCGCCTATAGGGAAGCAGAGACAGCCTTACTTATTGGACAAAAATTGGAAGATGAAAAAGGAATATATATTTACGAAGATTACAGCTTTCCAGAAATTTTATGGGGAATTGATATAGAGAAGGTAAATAATTTTATTAAAAAAAGAAATATTGATTTTGGTATTTTCAAAGATGAGGAATTGATACAAACCTTAAATGCTTTTTTCAGGAATAGTTTAAATTTGAGTGAGACTGCCAGAGAGTTATACATTCATAGGAATACATTAGTTTATAGACTTGATAAAATTTTTAAAATGACAGGTCTGGATGCTAAAAATTTTGATGATGCTGTCCTATTAAAGACGATCATGATTTTGACCAAATTATATAATATTCCGAGGTGAGAAAATTTGATTAAATTTATAAATGTATCCAAAAGATACAATAAAGATATAATTGCTCTTTCAAATATTAGTTTTGAAATTGAAAGTGGGGAATTTGTATTTATTGTTGGGCCTAGTGGCGCAGGTAAATCAACTTTAATTAAATTATTGCTAAAAGAGGAAGAACCTACTTCTGGCAGTATTATGATTAATAAAAAAGATATAACAAAACTTAAAAAGCGTGAGATACCTTATTTGAGAAGGAGTATGGGGGTAGTTTTTCAAGATTTTAGATTGCTTCCTAATAAAACAGTGTTTGAGAATGTTGCCTTTGCTATGGAAATAGTTGGAGCACATCCAAAGGAGATAAGAAGAAAAGTCCCAATGGTATTGGCATTAGTAGGGTTAAGTGATAAAGCGGACAAGTATCCTAGGCAGCTGTCTGGTGGAGAACAACAAAGGGTTTCTTTAGCAAGAGCTATTGTAAATGAACCTTCTATTCTTATAGCAGACGAGCCTACTGGTAATCTTGATCCTGATACTTCCTGGGAAATTGTAAAACTCATTTCTGAAATAAACAAAAGAGGCACTACAGTTGTTATGGCCACCCATGCAAAAGATATAGTAGATGCCATGAAAAAAAGAGTAATAGCGCTGGAGAAAGGAAACATAGTACGAGACGAAGTAAGGGGTGCTTATGGATATGCTCTTTAGAAATTTAAAATATTTTTTAAAAGAAGGTTTTAATAATTTAGCAAGAAATAGGCTTATGACAATAGCTTCTATAACTTCTGT contains:
- a CDS encoding ABC transporter ATP-binding protein, producing MADVVLKHVYKVYPGGVTAVKDFNLEIQDKEFIVLVGPSGCGKTTTLRMIAGLEEISSGELYIDGKLVNDVPPKDRDIAMVFQNYALYPHMTVYDNMAFGLKLRKVPRAEIDRKVKEAARILGLEEYLNRKPKALSGGQRQRVALGRAIVRNPKVFLMDEPLSNLDAKLRVQMRTELAKLHDRLQTTFIYVTHDQTEAMTMGTRIVVMKDGVIQQVDKPQTIYDYPNNLFVAGFIGSPQMNFIDARLENKNGKVYATFKGFSILVPEGILKRLKDPSYVGKEIVLGIRPEDLHDEEVFLEAYPEAVVEAKVDVTELMGPETYLYLDVNGVPLTARVDPRTRAKAGDVIKIGFDINKLHMFDKETEMSILNRVIS
- a CDS encoding PucR family transcriptional regulator, with amino-acid sequence MIGYDLIKKVAYDIQKNLQMPLYIIDKSGNLIYGNKDFFEKKAGFLEIKVEYIDEKDIYEVGEFICYNIFYNNVLFFTIALERKDEQSKKVLYLISLIFEQLLQKYNREEFLIEALTGKLSVNLVSYYAEKYKINKNVKYTVAIVESNNEIDDAIKIITNIFDKGNLYTVKFDDKRFVTIFSYKGNNSLIELYKTMKDMIESEGYMKVKIASSSSFVPIENIHIAYREAETALLIGQKLEDEKGIYIYEDYSFPEILWGIDIEKVNNFIKKRNIDFGIFKDEELIQTLNAFFRNSLNLSETARELYIHRNTLVYRLDKIFKMTGLDAKNFDDAVLLKTIMILTKLYNIPR
- the ftsE gene encoding cell division ATP-binding protein FtsE yields the protein MIKFINVSKRYNKDIIALSNISFEIESGEFVFIVGPSGAGKSTLIKLLLKEEEPTSGSIMINKKDITKLKKREIPYLRRSMGVVFQDFRLLPNKTVFENVAFAMEIVGAHPKEIRRKVPMVLALVGLSDKADKYPRQLSGGEQQRVSLARAIVNEPSILIADEPTGNLDPDTSWEIVKLISEINKRGTTVVMATHAKDIVDAMKKRVIALEKGNIVRDEVRGAYGYAL